One stretch of Zingiber officinale cultivar Zhangliang chromosome 6B, Zo_v1.1, whole genome shotgun sequence DNA includes these proteins:
- the LOC121990820 gene encoding dirigent protein 22-like has protein sequence MASSPSSSSFLLLFTILAAAAASPDGYMHLRFYNHERILGSGPNATVVYAVERRGSTSGAGFGNIIVYDNLLRLGVETDSPIIGRNQGMGVGSSLAENSGLTNCQLVFTAGKYNGSSLAVQGLFPIAPLETVFERAITGGTGRFRLARGYLLTTEVRSTSTTLTGQLDAYITFR, from the coding sequence ATGGCAtcatctccttcctcctcctccttcctcctgcTCTTCACCATCTTGGCCGCAGCCGCCGCCAGCCCTGATGGTTACATGCACCTGCGCTTCTACAACCACGAGAGAATCCTCGGCTCCGGCCCCAATGCCACCGTCGTCTACGCTGTCGAGCGTCGCGGCTCCACCTCCGGTGCCGGCTTTGGCAATATCATTGTCTACGACAACCTTCTCCGCTTGGGGGTCGAGACCGACTCACCTATTATCGGTCGGAATCAGGGCATGGGAGTCGGCTCCAGCCTGGCTGAGAACTCCGGCCTCACCAACTGCCAGCTAGTGTTCACCGCCGGCAAATACAACGGCAGCTCCCTCGCTGTGCAGGGGTTATTCCCGATCGCCCCGCTCGAGACCGTGTTCGAGCGGGCGATCACCGGCGGCACAGGACGATTCCGGTTGGCTAGAGGCTATCTCTTGACGACGGAAGTACGCAGCACTAGCACAACCCTCACCGGACAGCTCGACGCTTACATCACATTTCGTTAA
- the LOC121990819 gene encoding dirigent protein 22-like, whose product MASSPSFSSSFLLLFTILAAAAAATIAARPDGYMHLRFYNHERILGSGPNATVVYAVERRGSTSGAGFGNIIVYDNLLRLGVETDSPIIGRNQGMGVGSSLAENSGLTNCQLVFTAGKYNGSSLAVQGLFPVAPLETVFERAITGGTGRFRLARGYLLTTEVRSTSTTLTGQLDAYITFR is encoded by the coding sequence ATGGCATcatctccttccttctcctcctctttccTCCTGCTCTTCACCATcttggccgccgccgccgccgccaccatCGCCGCCAGACCTGATGGTTACATGCACCTGCGCTTCTACAACCACGAGAGAATCCTCGGCTCCGGCCCCAATGCCACCGTCGTCTACGCTGTCGAGCGTCGCGGCTCCACCTCCGGTGCCGGCTTTGGCAATATCATTGTCTACGACAACCTTCTCCGCTTGGGGGTCGAGACCGACTCGCCTATTATCGGTCGGAATCAGGGCATGGGAGTCGGCTCCAGCCTGGCTGAGAACTCCGGCCTCACCAACTGCCAGCTAGTGTTCACCGCCGGCAAATACAACGGCAGCTCCCTCGCTGTGCAGGGGTTGTTCCCTGTCGCCCCGCTTGAGACCGTGTTTGAGAGGGCGATCACCGGTGGCACAGGACGATTCCGGTTGGCTAGAGGCTATCTCTTGACGACGGAAGTACGCAGCACCAGCACAACCCTCACCGGACAGCTCGACGCTTACATCACATTTCGTTAA